A genomic region of Nymphaea colorata isolate Beijing-Zhang1983 chromosome 2, ASM883128v2, whole genome shotgun sequence contains the following coding sequences:
- the LOC116247804 gene encoding uncharacterized protein LOC116247804 isoform X3, whose translation MLGLDNDPLDREQAINALWKYSLGGKECIDEIMKFPGCINLAVSLLKSESKTTSEAAAGLLRSISAVNLYRTSVSAGGAIEEITGLLSRSVVCAEQVKEQAICTLWNLSVDEHLRVKISNSVLLPALIKCLDDEDIKVKEASGGVLANLALSQCNHGLMVEEGIILKLAEILKCNEGSKVVKKEARNILSELAKDDYYRILIVEAGLILVPIIGAAAYKSLTPASRSWPSLPDGTEFERYSSVPSRFGASELLLGLNVQDEDARLEEAQKNAIVGRTTQQFLARLGAIDTEEGSIPDSQPTMKQQSTFLPWIDGVARLVLILGLEDVSALERAALSIADACINEHMRVLFKEAGALKNLVRLLEYDAEAVRLAAAHALEKLSISNVVCQAIASCGAMDTLVDILVENDTSEDLLEKILDIVSRFLDPVKEMKSMFDGASFHGVKKGINGMSRSSVGTSDLGEKVDRTPLSKEDFREKVLESGVIPKLVAILKGKNPNLQQKAAIILENLADDEPYTSAIVAADVQSGLSAIFLQRGKDVSGSPEPNPAVVEESGRAISAASRLFVKLLSLQQCQSAIDTVKFIRLLHDILKSDVPLYTKDWVAACLIKLESLAGPNMDLKNPINKEVILHGTIPRLIEEIESSESGGQEEAVVELNHIISEGAIEYAREIAARGGIFPLVKAIDEGGERTREAGLAILYNLSMDSENHAAIVAAGAIPVLRRIVFSEGPQWMRALQLLRTLPT comes from the exons ATGCTTGGGCTAGACAATGATCCTCTTGACCGAGAACAAGCAATAAATGCTCTTTGGAAGTACTCGCTGGGTGGAAAGGAATGCATTGATGAGATCATGAAATTTCCAGGTTGTATCAACCTTGCTGTTAGCCTTCTGAAGTCGGAGTCTAAAACCACAAGTGAAGCAGCTGCAGGCCTCTTGCGTAGCATTTCAGCAGTCAACTTGTACCGAACTTCAGTATCAGCAGGGGGAGCCATTGAAGAAATAACTGGTCTTTTGAGTAGATCTGTTGTATGTGCGGAG cAGGTGAAGGAACAAGCTATATGCACTTTGTGGAACTTGTCTGTTGATGAGCATCTTAGAGTGAAGATATCAAATTCTGTTCTTCTGCCTGCTCTTATCAAATGCCTTGATGATGAAGACATCAAGGTAAAGGAAGCATCGGGAGGAGTACTTGCAAACCTGGCCTTGAGTCAGTGTAATCATGGTCTCATGGTTGAAGAAGGAATCATTCTAAAGCTG GCCGAGATCTTAAAATGTAATGAAGGGTCAAAAGTAGTTAAAAAAGAAGCGAGAAATATCCTCTCGGAGCTAGCGAAAGATGACTACTACAGAATTCTTATTGTTGAGGCTGGTCTTATCTTAGTACCCATAATTGGTGCTGCAGCATATAAATCCCTTACACCTGCTTCCCGTTCATGGCCTTCTTTGCCTGATGGGACTGAATTTGAACGCTATTCATCTGTTCCTTCAAGATTTGGTGCTTCCGAATTGCTTCTTGGTCTGAATGTTCAAGATGAGGATGCTAGACTGGAGGAAGCACAGAAGAATGCAATAGTTGGAAGGACAACACAACAATTTCTGGCTCGACTTGGAGCCATAGACACTGAAGAGGGAAGCATACCTGATTCACAACCTACCATGAAGCAGCAGTCAACATTTTTACCGTGGATTGATGGTGTTGCACGTCTAGTTTTAATACTTGGTCTTGAAGATGTATCAGCTCTTGAGAGAGCCGCACTATCCATTGCTGATGCCTGTATCAATGAGCACATGCGTGTTTTATTCAAGGAGGCTGGTGCACTGAAGAACCTAGTTCGCTTACTAGAATATGATGCTGAAGCTGTAAGACTGGCTGCTGCTCATGCACTGGAGAAGCTATCAATCAG CAATGTAGTATGCCAAGCAATTGCATCCTGTGGTGCCATGGACACGCTTGTTGACATTCTAGTGGAAAATGACACATCTGAAGATTTGCTTGAaaag ATCTTGGATATTGTTTCTCGGTTTCTTGATCCTgtcaaagaaatgaaatcaaTG TTTGATGGTGCGTCTTTTCATGGAGTCAAGAAAGGAATAAATGGTATGAGCAGAAGTTCTGTAGGCACCTCTGACTTGGGAGAGAAGGTGGACAGAACGCCTTTATCAAAGGAAGATTTTAG GGAAAAGGTGTTAGAATCCGGTGTTATTCCAAAACTTGTTGCaattttaaagggaaaaaatccTAATTTGCAACAAAAGGCGGCCATCATTCTTGAGAACCTGGCTGATGATGAACCATATACCAGTGCAATAGTTGCAGCAGATGTTCAATCAGGACTAAGTGCAATTTTCCTTCAACGAGGAAAAGATG TCAGTGGCTCACCGGAACCAAATCCAGCAGTAGTAGAAGAATCTGGGCGTGCAATCAGTGCTGCCTCTCGATTGTTTGTTAAGCTGCTTTCTCTTCAGCAGTGTCAGAGTGCTATTGACACTGTTAAATTCATACGTCTACTGCATGATATACTTAAATCTGATGTCCCTCTTTATACTAAGGACTGGGTCGCTGCATGCCTCATTAAACTTGAATCACTGGCTGGTCCGAACATGGACCTTAAGAACCCTATCAACAAGGAGGTAATTCTTCATGGTACCATTCCAAGACTGAttgaagagattgagagctCAGAGTCAGGTGGACAAGAGGAAGCTGTTGTGGAACTAAATCATATCATATCAGAAGGGGCGATTGAATATGCTAGAGAAATAGCTGCCAGAGGAGGCATATTCCCTCTAGTCAAGGCGATTGACGAAGGGGGAGAAAGAACCCGAGAAGCCGGATTGGCAATTCTGTATAATCTGAGCATGGATAGTGAGAATCATGCTGCAATAGTTGCTGCCGGTGCAATTCCTGTACTGAGGAGAATAGTTTTCTCAGAAGGTCCACAATGGATGCGGGCGCTTCAGTTGCTTAGGACCTTACCTACATAA
- the LOC116247804 gene encoding uncharacterized protein LOC116247804 isoform X2, with product MANSSAAAYFKPPHLFVHQKPTSHLSTLSQFTRQRLRYPRPLTNLKILGRSSLCRRKHDFGGGRRVGVTRFDASADDGTTLETESQASPSFETGSSENRKGRLEDGYVGLFVRMLGLDNDPLDREQAINALWKYSLGGKECIDEIMKFPGCINLAVSLLKSESKTTSEAAAGLLRSISAVNLYRTSVSAGGAIEEITGLLSRSVVCAEVKEQAICTLWNLSVDEHLRVKISNSVLLPALIKCLDDEDIKVKEASGGVLANLALSQCNHGLMVEEGIILKLAEILKCNEGSKVVKKEARNILSELAKDDYYRILIVEAGLILVPIIGAAAYKSLTPASRSWPSLPDGTEFERYSSVPSRFGASELLLGLNVQDEDARLEEAQKNAIVGRTTQQFLARLGAIDTEEGSIPDSQPTMKQQSTFLPWIDGVARLVLILGLEDVSALERAALSIADACINEHMRVLFKEAGALKNLVRLLEYDAEAVRLAAAHALEKLSISNVVCQAIASCGAMDTLVDILVENDTSEDLLEKILDIVSRFLDPVKEMKSMFDGASFHGVKKGINGMSRSSVGTSDLGEKVDRTPLSKEDFREKVLESGVIPKLVAILKGKNPNLQQKAAIILENLADDEPYTSAIVAADVQSGLSAIFLQRGKDVSGSPEPNPAVVEESGRAISAASRLFVKLLSLQQCQSAIDTVKFIRLLHDILKSDVPLYTKDWVAACLIKLESLAGPNMDLKNPINKEVILHGTIPRLIEEIESSESGGQEEAVVELNHIISEGAIEYAREIAARGGIFPLVKAIDEGGERTREAGLAILYNLSMDSENHAAIVAAGAIPVLRRIVFSEGPQWMRALQLLRTLPT from the exons ATGGCTAACTCATCTGCAGCAGCCTATTTCAAGCCTCCCCATCTCTTCGTCCACCAGAAACCCACCTCCCATTTGTCTACTTTGTCTCAATTCACCAGGCAGAGACTCCGTTATCCAAGGCCTctcaccaacctcaaaattttGGGTCGATCTTCTCTTTGCAGGAGAAAGCATGATTTTGGTGGTGGTAGACGTGTTGGCGTTACTCGCTTCGACGCCTCTGCTGATGATGGTACCACTCTTGAAACAGAGAGCCAAGCGTCACCGTCCTTT GAGACAGGTTCatcagaaaacagaaaaggcCGTCTTGAAGATGGGTATGTTGGCCTGTTTGTCAGAATGCTTGGGCTAGACAATGATCCTCTTGACCGAGAACAAGCAATAAATGCTCTTTGGAAGTACTCGCTGGGTGGAAAGGAATGCATTGATGAGATCATGAAATTTCCAGGTTGTATCAACCTTGCTGTTAGCCTTCTGAAGTCGGAGTCTAAAACCACAAGTGAAGCAGCTGCAGGCCTCTTGCGTAGCATTTCAGCAGTCAACTTGTACCGAACTTCAGTATCAGCAGGGGGAGCCATTGAAGAAATAACTGGTCTTTTGAGTAGATCTGTTGTATGTGCGGAG GTGAAGGAACAAGCTATATGCACTTTGTGGAACTTGTCTGTTGATGAGCATCTTAGAGTGAAGATATCAAATTCTGTTCTTCTGCCTGCTCTTATCAAATGCCTTGATGATGAAGACATCAAGGTAAAGGAAGCATCGGGAGGAGTACTTGCAAACCTGGCCTTGAGTCAGTGTAATCATGGTCTCATGGTTGAAGAAGGAATCATTCTAAAGCTG GCCGAGATCTTAAAATGTAATGAAGGGTCAAAAGTAGTTAAAAAAGAAGCGAGAAATATCCTCTCGGAGCTAGCGAAAGATGACTACTACAGAATTCTTATTGTTGAGGCTGGTCTTATCTTAGTACCCATAATTGGTGCTGCAGCATATAAATCCCTTACACCTGCTTCCCGTTCATGGCCTTCTTTGCCTGATGGGACTGAATTTGAACGCTATTCATCTGTTCCTTCAAGATTTGGTGCTTCCGAATTGCTTCTTGGTCTGAATGTTCAAGATGAGGATGCTAGACTGGAGGAAGCACAGAAGAATGCAATAGTTGGAAGGACAACACAACAATTTCTGGCTCGACTTGGAGCCATAGACACTGAAGAGGGAAGCATACCTGATTCACAACCTACCATGAAGCAGCAGTCAACATTTTTACCGTGGATTGATGGTGTTGCACGTCTAGTTTTAATACTTGGTCTTGAAGATGTATCAGCTCTTGAGAGAGCCGCACTATCCATTGCTGATGCCTGTATCAATGAGCACATGCGTGTTTTATTCAAGGAGGCTGGTGCACTGAAGAACCTAGTTCGCTTACTAGAATATGATGCTGAAGCTGTAAGACTGGCTGCTGCTCATGCACTGGAGAAGCTATCAATCAG CAATGTAGTATGCCAAGCAATTGCATCCTGTGGTGCCATGGACACGCTTGTTGACATTCTAGTGGAAAATGACACATCTGAAGATTTGCTTGAaaag ATCTTGGATATTGTTTCTCGGTTTCTTGATCCTgtcaaagaaatgaaatcaaTG TTTGATGGTGCGTCTTTTCATGGAGTCAAGAAAGGAATAAATGGTATGAGCAGAAGTTCTGTAGGCACCTCTGACTTGGGAGAGAAGGTGGACAGAACGCCTTTATCAAAGGAAGATTTTAG GGAAAAGGTGTTAGAATCCGGTGTTATTCCAAAACTTGTTGCaattttaaagggaaaaaatccTAATTTGCAACAAAAGGCGGCCATCATTCTTGAGAACCTGGCTGATGATGAACCATATACCAGTGCAATAGTTGCAGCAGATGTTCAATCAGGACTAAGTGCAATTTTCCTTCAACGAGGAAAAGATG TCAGTGGCTCACCGGAACCAAATCCAGCAGTAGTAGAAGAATCTGGGCGTGCAATCAGTGCTGCCTCTCGATTGTTTGTTAAGCTGCTTTCTCTTCAGCAGTGTCAGAGTGCTATTGACACTGTTAAATTCATACGTCTACTGCATGATATACTTAAATCTGATGTCCCTCTTTATACTAAGGACTGGGTCGCTGCATGCCTCATTAAACTTGAATCACTGGCTGGTCCGAACATGGACCTTAAGAACCCTATCAACAAGGAGGTAATTCTTCATGGTACCATTCCAAGACTGAttgaagagattgagagctCAGAGTCAGGTGGACAAGAGGAAGCTGTTGTGGAACTAAATCATATCATATCAGAAGGGGCGATTGAATATGCTAGAGAAATAGCTGCCAGAGGAGGCATATTCCCTCTAGTCAAGGCGATTGACGAAGGGGGAGAAAGAACCCGAGAAGCCGGATTGGCAATTCTGTATAATCTGAGCATGGATAGTGAGAATCATGCTGCAATAGTTGCTGCCGGTGCAATTCCTGTACTGAGGAGAATAGTTTTCTCAGAAGGTCCACAATGGATGCGGGCGCTTCAGTTGCTTAGGACCTTACCTACATAA
- the LOC116248653 gene encoding small polypeptide DEVIL 4-like: MKMGAESPSKRRWSSRGLGGALREQRARLYIIRRCVVMLLCWHD, from the coding sequence ATGAAGATGGGAGCGGAGAGCCCTTCGAAGCGGAGGTGGTCCAGCAGGGGACTGGGGGGAGCTCTTAGGGAGCAGAGAGCTAGGCTCTACATTATCCGGCGATGCGTCGTCATGCTCCTCTGTTGGCATGATTAG
- the LOC116247804 gene encoding uncharacterized protein LOC116247804 isoform X1 codes for MANSSAAAYFKPPHLFVHQKPTSHLSTLSQFTRQRLRYPRPLTNLKILGRSSLCRRKHDFGGGRRVGVTRFDASADDGTTLETESQASPSFETGSSENRKGRLEDGYVGLFVRMLGLDNDPLDREQAINALWKYSLGGKECIDEIMKFPGCINLAVSLLKSESKTTSEAAAGLLRSISAVNLYRTSVSAGGAIEEITGLLSRSVVCAEQVKEQAICTLWNLSVDEHLRVKISNSVLLPALIKCLDDEDIKVKEASGGVLANLALSQCNHGLMVEEGIILKLAEILKCNEGSKVVKKEARNILSELAKDDYYRILIVEAGLILVPIIGAAAYKSLTPASRSWPSLPDGTEFERYSSVPSRFGASELLLGLNVQDEDARLEEAQKNAIVGRTTQQFLARLGAIDTEEGSIPDSQPTMKQQSTFLPWIDGVARLVLILGLEDVSALERAALSIADACINEHMRVLFKEAGALKNLVRLLEYDAEAVRLAAAHALEKLSISNVVCQAIASCGAMDTLVDILVENDTSEDLLEKILDIVSRFLDPVKEMKSMFDGASFHGVKKGINGMSRSSVGTSDLGEKVDRTPLSKEDFREKVLESGVIPKLVAILKGKNPNLQQKAAIILENLADDEPYTSAIVAADVQSGLSAIFLQRGKDVSGSPEPNPAVVEESGRAISAASRLFVKLLSLQQCQSAIDTVKFIRLLHDILKSDVPLYTKDWVAACLIKLESLAGPNMDLKNPINKEVILHGTIPRLIEEIESSESGGQEEAVVELNHIISEGAIEYAREIAARGGIFPLVKAIDEGGERTREAGLAILYNLSMDSENHAAIVAAGAIPVLRRIVFSEGPQWMRALQLLRTLPT; via the exons ATGGCTAACTCATCTGCAGCAGCCTATTTCAAGCCTCCCCATCTCTTCGTCCACCAGAAACCCACCTCCCATTTGTCTACTTTGTCTCAATTCACCAGGCAGAGACTCCGTTATCCAAGGCCTctcaccaacctcaaaattttGGGTCGATCTTCTCTTTGCAGGAGAAAGCATGATTTTGGTGGTGGTAGACGTGTTGGCGTTACTCGCTTCGACGCCTCTGCTGATGATGGTACCACTCTTGAAACAGAGAGCCAAGCGTCACCGTCCTTT GAGACAGGTTCatcagaaaacagaaaaggcCGTCTTGAAGATGGGTATGTTGGCCTGTTTGTCAGAATGCTTGGGCTAGACAATGATCCTCTTGACCGAGAACAAGCAATAAATGCTCTTTGGAAGTACTCGCTGGGTGGAAAGGAATGCATTGATGAGATCATGAAATTTCCAGGTTGTATCAACCTTGCTGTTAGCCTTCTGAAGTCGGAGTCTAAAACCACAAGTGAAGCAGCTGCAGGCCTCTTGCGTAGCATTTCAGCAGTCAACTTGTACCGAACTTCAGTATCAGCAGGGGGAGCCATTGAAGAAATAACTGGTCTTTTGAGTAGATCTGTTGTATGTGCGGAG cAGGTGAAGGAACAAGCTATATGCACTTTGTGGAACTTGTCTGTTGATGAGCATCTTAGAGTGAAGATATCAAATTCTGTTCTTCTGCCTGCTCTTATCAAATGCCTTGATGATGAAGACATCAAGGTAAAGGAAGCATCGGGAGGAGTACTTGCAAACCTGGCCTTGAGTCAGTGTAATCATGGTCTCATGGTTGAAGAAGGAATCATTCTAAAGCTG GCCGAGATCTTAAAATGTAATGAAGGGTCAAAAGTAGTTAAAAAAGAAGCGAGAAATATCCTCTCGGAGCTAGCGAAAGATGACTACTACAGAATTCTTATTGTTGAGGCTGGTCTTATCTTAGTACCCATAATTGGTGCTGCAGCATATAAATCCCTTACACCTGCTTCCCGTTCATGGCCTTCTTTGCCTGATGGGACTGAATTTGAACGCTATTCATCTGTTCCTTCAAGATTTGGTGCTTCCGAATTGCTTCTTGGTCTGAATGTTCAAGATGAGGATGCTAGACTGGAGGAAGCACAGAAGAATGCAATAGTTGGAAGGACAACACAACAATTTCTGGCTCGACTTGGAGCCATAGACACTGAAGAGGGAAGCATACCTGATTCACAACCTACCATGAAGCAGCAGTCAACATTTTTACCGTGGATTGATGGTGTTGCACGTCTAGTTTTAATACTTGGTCTTGAAGATGTATCAGCTCTTGAGAGAGCCGCACTATCCATTGCTGATGCCTGTATCAATGAGCACATGCGTGTTTTATTCAAGGAGGCTGGTGCACTGAAGAACCTAGTTCGCTTACTAGAATATGATGCTGAAGCTGTAAGACTGGCTGCTGCTCATGCACTGGAGAAGCTATCAATCAG CAATGTAGTATGCCAAGCAATTGCATCCTGTGGTGCCATGGACACGCTTGTTGACATTCTAGTGGAAAATGACACATCTGAAGATTTGCTTGAaaag ATCTTGGATATTGTTTCTCGGTTTCTTGATCCTgtcaaagaaatgaaatcaaTG TTTGATGGTGCGTCTTTTCATGGAGTCAAGAAAGGAATAAATGGTATGAGCAGAAGTTCTGTAGGCACCTCTGACTTGGGAGAGAAGGTGGACAGAACGCCTTTATCAAAGGAAGATTTTAG GGAAAAGGTGTTAGAATCCGGTGTTATTCCAAAACTTGTTGCaattttaaagggaaaaaatccTAATTTGCAACAAAAGGCGGCCATCATTCTTGAGAACCTGGCTGATGATGAACCATATACCAGTGCAATAGTTGCAGCAGATGTTCAATCAGGACTAAGTGCAATTTTCCTTCAACGAGGAAAAGATG TCAGTGGCTCACCGGAACCAAATCCAGCAGTAGTAGAAGAATCTGGGCGTGCAATCAGTGCTGCCTCTCGATTGTTTGTTAAGCTGCTTTCTCTTCAGCAGTGTCAGAGTGCTATTGACACTGTTAAATTCATACGTCTACTGCATGATATACTTAAATCTGATGTCCCTCTTTATACTAAGGACTGGGTCGCTGCATGCCTCATTAAACTTGAATCACTGGCTGGTCCGAACATGGACCTTAAGAACCCTATCAACAAGGAGGTAATTCTTCATGGTACCATTCCAAGACTGAttgaagagattgagagctCAGAGTCAGGTGGACAAGAGGAAGCTGTTGTGGAACTAAATCATATCATATCAGAAGGGGCGATTGAATATGCTAGAGAAATAGCTGCCAGAGGAGGCATATTCCCTCTAGTCAAGGCGATTGACGAAGGGGGAGAAAGAACCCGAGAAGCCGGATTGGCAATTCTGTATAATCTGAGCATGGATAGTGAGAATCATGCTGCAATAGTTGCTGCCGGTGCAATTCCTGTACTGAGGAGAATAGTTTTCTCAGAAGGTCCACAATGGATGCGGGCGCTTCAGTTGCTTAGGACCTTACCTACATAA